The genomic window ATGGGGCAGCACGATATTCAGCCCGATGGAACAGCCCCCCGCCTCGGATGCGCCGCGATTGCCGGCCTCCATCACGCCGGGGCCGCCACCGGTGACAACCACATCGCGGGTGCAGCCGGTTGCAACGGAACGCTCGGTGATCAGCCGGGCGAAGATCTGCGCTTCCTCGTAATAATGGCTCATATCCTGCAACGCGTCTGACCGGGCCCTGGCCCCCGGTGCCGGAATACGCGCGCCGCCAAACATCACGATGGTGGTCTCGATCCCGCGCTCATCCATCTCAAGCTGTGGCTTCAGCAGCTCCAGTTGCAGGCGCACGGGACGCAATTCATCCCGGCAGAGGAAATCCGGGTCCGCAAAAGCCAGCCGATAGGCAGGTGAGCGCGCCTGCGGCGTGTCGGGCACCTGTTGGCTTGATGCGATATCCTGATGGGCGTCGCGAAACGGCCCCTGACGCTGGTCATCTTTCATCTCTGTGCAATATCCTTTTGGAAAATCTCTTTGAGCAACCCTATAGCCTTTCAAGTTAACATTGAATCGCTTGTTCGCGGCCTCTTCTTTCGGTCGAACGCGAAAAGCGATGATCATGTCTCAATGAAAACTTGAAAGGCTTTAACGGTCCTGCGTGGTCAGCGCCAATGGAATGGCCGTGATCTGATTGCGAAACCCGCGCGCCTTGCCTATAGCCAGCATCACCACACCCCCCCGGAGGCCCCATATGTCAAACGCTCAGCTTGAAACCGCCATCGAAGCCGCCTGGGAGGCACGTGACCAGATCACACCGGCCACCGGTGGCGAAACCCGCGAGGCGATCGAGGATACGCTGAACGCGCTTGACAGCGGTGCGCTGCGCGTGGCCGAACGCCAGGCCGATGGCACATGGCATGTGAACCAATGGGCCAAGAAGGCCGTGCTTCTGGGATTTCGTCTGAAAGACATGGAGATGCAGCCCGGGTCAGCCCAGGGCGGCGCCTGGTGGGACAAGGTTGACAGCAAGTGGAAGGACTGGGGCGAAAACCAGTGGGGTGCGGCGGGGTTTCGCGCGGTGCCCAATTGCGTTGTCCGCAAATCCGCCTTCATCGCGCCGGGCGTGGTGCTGATGCCCTCCTTCGTCAATCTGGGCGCCTATGTGGATACGGGCAC from Rhodophyticola sp. CCM32 includes these protein-coding regions:
- a CDS encoding LOG family protein encodes the protein MKDDQRQGPFRDAHQDIASSQQVPDTPQARSPAYRLAFADPDFLCRDELRPVRLQLELLKPQLEMDERGIETTIVMFGGARIPAPGARARSDALQDMSHYYEEAQIFARLITERSVATGCTRDVVVTGGGPGVMEAGNRGASEAGGCSIGLNIVLPHEQVPNAYITPELCFNFHYFGIRKMHFLLRAKAIAVFPGGFGTLDELFESLTLIQTGRMEQVPVLLFGEAFWREVVNWDALARAGTIAPADLDLFRFVETARDAMAVIDGWDYAGKRGDIPGR
- the dapD gene encoding 2,3,4,5-tetrahydropyridine-2,6-dicarboxylate N-succinyltransferase, encoding MSNAQLETAIEAAWEARDQITPATGGETREAIEDTLNALDSGALRVAERQADGTWHVNQWAKKAVLLGFRLKDMEMQPGSAQGGAWWDKVDSKWKDWGENQWGAAGFRAVPNCVVRKSAFIAPGVVLMPSFVNLGAYVDTGTMVDTWATVGSCAQIGKNVHLSGGVGIGGVLEPMQAGPTIIEDNCFIGARSEVVEGCIIREGSVLGMGVFIGQSTKIVDRDSGEVMYGEVPAGSVVVAGSMPSKNGVNLYCAVIVKRVDAQTRSKTSINELLRD